The sequence ACAGAGCGgtcatgtaaacacacacacagcgacgCAAATTCAGACAGTCAGACATAAACACTGTCACACACTTTGATTTGCTTTTCATCTTCCAGGAATGTACAGTCAGTCAAAGGTGCACGTCATGCACTTCCTCCGTGTCCTCAGCCAGGGATGGAGCCAAGGGGTGGTCATGGACACCATAGATCGGTCTATTCTGGCCACCTCACACAACCAAGAGTGTCGCTTGTTAGAAGGCTATACGCATATATTCATAGAACTAACTGGAGTTGCGTCCAGTAACTACTTTTGCAGCAGAACTAACTGGCGTAACCATTTCACTGTGACCATTGTCCCATTCATGTAGTACTGACCAACCTCAGAATTTTTACAATCATTTTGGAACACCTTAAAAATTTTCTATTATTATCACTACAAAATGTAAAGACTGTATAAAAATGCATCTGCTTTAcatatgcaaataaaaaaaaaatcagtttgtaCATGTTTATAGTAACAAAATTGTGtatgatttagttttttgttgtggATTTAGTTGAAGCTCTTGTACAAACTCGTAAAAAAATTGCAGAGATGAAACCCTCtttagaaacaacaaaacaacaggtACAAACTGACTAACAATGCAAGActgatccagaaccagcagctgaaagaaatttttaaaaagaaaggctGGATGAATGTGTCTTAATTTGGTGGGTGTCCTTAGCAcaacaagacatttttgacatgCATGTCTTAGGTATATCTATTTAATGTGATTTAGATTGTAGTTAGTAGTATAACCTGTCTCAGCAGTTAAGATGTATAACTTTATCCACCGTTCCAGACTTTTTAGTCAAGCattttggtcaccctttgggctgttgtaaatgcctatacaaataaactttgattgattgatagtCAACTCAGGGCTACACTAAAAAAGTTTGTTATACTACATATGAGTTCTCATGAATTTCTACATTACAGTCTTGCCTGAATAAGCTAATAACAAATAATTACTATTTTGAGCTCAGctatattcatccatccatccattatctacgcaccacttaatcctcattagggtcgtggggtgctggagtctatcccagctgactttgggtgaaggtaggggacacctggacagatcaccagtctatcacagggctacacatagagacaaacaatcacactcgcattcacacctacggacaatttagagtcatcaattaacctcagcatgtttttggactgtgggaggaagctggagaacctggagaaaacccacgcatgcacagggaaaacatgcaaactccatgcagaaagatcctgggaaggctgggacacgaaccagggatcttctagccgcAATGCTACggcgctaaccaccaagccaatGTGCACCCCTCCTCagcaatatgatttaaaaaaaaacttaaggaGACATTGTGCCATCCCAGTTTAAGTAATGGTTTCAACTTGCCCACTCCTGCGTAAAACATCTGGCTGCACCACTACAGCCAGTGCAGCCCTCGACCCCCACCACACatacactaaacacacacatctagTGACTGACGTTGGCAGGCCTTGCGGTGGTTGAGTGGCTTGCTGTGGTCGCGGGTGTATCCATTCTGGCAGTACTGGCAGTGGCGTCCGGCCGTGTGGTGGCGACACTTCTGGCACACACCTCCACTGCGCCTGCCCGACTGCTGAAACACCTCCATGCTGAAGCGGCACTTGTTTGAATGGCCGTTACACTCACAGGCtggacaaaggaaaaaaataattaataccAAAGAAGAACATGCTTGGAAGAAATCCTCTCTGACGTTTTGGATTATTCTGTGTAAATGTACAAACCCAGGGGTTGATAAAAATGTGAGGAATGCTCaaagtttctttttaatttgacCTCAAACAAGCAAAATGTTTGCTGTAGTCACATTTTTTGACTGGGTGTTGGTTAGAGCTAAATTCCAGGCATAATTTTTCCATCACAAAGTGTGTTTTTCAAGCAAAATATCCCTCTTAGTATGTATTTTAGTCACTAATTTtcaaaaactcacatttaatgttttcatgtaatgtgtttatgtaagaaaaaaacagaacagtaGCTGACAtattgtttttagatttttaaactcTCGAATACTGGCACCTGGATCAGCCTCAAAAATCTAGCACCATCAGGTCTACTGTTggatatggaaaaaatgattgtGAATGTTGAAAGCAGATGTCTGGTTTGAGCTATTTCAGTGACTTCACTTACTGGAGTGAGTGGAGTTTAAAAAGGGGGAGAACCtgtgtaactttttttaaacatagctTTAGTCAGCAGCGTGCAGGACTCACCGACACAGGGGTTTGGATGAGTGGGTGTAGCTCGATGCCACGGTCTGTCAAAGTAAAAATCCTCACACACGTCACAGTCCGGCCCTGCTGTGTGATGCTCACATATGCACACTGCATGGCCTGCGTCGTCACGGCGACACTTGGAAGCGTGTCCGTTGCATTTACATCTGCCTCCAACCTGCAGGTCAGACAGCGCCAGAGGAGCTCGGACAGGAGACATGAAAGCAGGTGGCTGTAGCACTTGCAGATTCCtcacattttgtcttgtgttgaGATTATTGttccttctcttcctcagtTCCCGCCCTTTGTTGCTCCTGCTCTGCCCCTCAACCGACCAATTACAGCCCCCATTGGGGCAAGGCAGCCAATGACTGTTTTCCTTCTTGCGACCACGCCCTCTGCCTTTTCCACCTTTCTTTGGAGGAGCAAGTGTGTCCGTGCTTAAACTATCCCCTCCTTCCTTGCTGGTCACATTGTGCCCATCTTCACCTTGTCCTGTACCTTTATAGTGACCCTTCCTGCCCTGTTTATCTATCTTCTCTCCTTtgttcctccccctcctctctgatTTTTTCATCTCCCTGTCAAAAAATGCCAGTGTATTATCTGTGTTTAACTTATCAACCTGATCTCCACTGCGGCCCTTGTAGCCTGATCTCCACCTCAGAACACCAGTCCCTCTGAGATCATGTGTTCCGTCTTCCGTCTTATCCAAGTTACCCACTTTGATATCTTTGGACACCTGGTGGAAGACCACACGAATGTCTGTGGCCGTCACCCAGTCCTGAAGGGTGGGGCTGTAGTCAAAGTCGGGAGACGATGGCCGTCCGTCCAGTGTAGAGAAAGCCAACACCATGCCGCCCCGCTGCCTCTGCAGGGGCCGAGGGTCTGAGCAGAGGGGCTCCGTCTCTTGGTGTCTTGTTTTGGCTATGGTCTGGGAGGGGAGCCTGAAATTCTCGAGGCAGTTGCTTGAGTAGTGTTGCATTGGCCTCCAGGTACGCCCGTAGTCCATCGACTTGAGGACGGAGATGGAGATGGGGTCTGATGGCTCCCCTTGGTGGCAGAACTGTAAACTTATATAGGTGATCTCAAAGCGGCGACCCAGTGGTAGCGTAAGGACCCAGTCCCCGGTGTCAGGACCTGTATGGGTCATCCAACAGGTGAGGTTGTGGGGATTGTGAAGGTCAGTTAATGTGGTGATGTTGCTGTCATAGTCAGGCCCTTGTAGCGAGTGGCTAGCATTGACCGGGACCCCATAGGCGGCATTGATGAACTCTGACAGGCAGTGTCGTGGACGGCCATCTGGATGGTAGCAGGGGTCATGCGGTGAAGTCCAGCTCAACGGGGGGTGGGAAAggggggaggagaagagggacagagggaggagAATGAGGAGCAGAAGGAAGACAGGAAAGAGAAAGGTGGAGGGGGGAGGGGAAAAGGGTAGGAACATCATGTCATCGAGcctgtggaagaaaaaaaaaatttaagagaAAACCATGGGAGCTAGAtcataaaaggaaaaaacaacattaactgaTTGATTTATATGACGTGCATTTGAAGCCGAAGACGGAAATCTAAGATAGACCACCTGTGCCTTTATTGAAAACACATGATACCAGCTCGCTGCATCGCTTCAACTGCATCTTATTGGCTTTTGGTAGATGCCAGTAAAGATCTCATCCCGTAAAAATGTAATCTCCGATCTTCACAGTAGTATCAGCCACCGGTTTGAACCCATAACCTTGACAACCCTCATGAACGTATCCATCTTAAAACTCCCCTCAACCCCAAAATGAGTGGATGAGTGTGGGTGAAGAAGGGCGCGCACCCAGCAGAtctgtctgaaatgacaaaaaacatgccCGACAGCTGGGCCTAAACCCAGAGCTGGACCACATCAATCACATTTATTGctctctttttaaatcattttaccCTTGGTCAGCGCTGCAAGCAAAGGGCCTGAGCACGAGCAGTGCGCAGTGTCACTGTCCAGAATAGACGGTATGAGAAAATAGACAGAAAGGAAAGAGGGGAGGGAAGAAGAGGGTTTGGAGATTAGTGCTTAGGATGGTAGGAAATGATTTATAGCTCGAAATGTGTGTTCGACTTGAGCCCCTGCTTGGGTACTTCCGTGGtaaagacaaacacagactTGTGTAAGGCCACAGTGCGTACAAATCCCTTCCCGTCTGTTACAACTGGTGATGAATGTAATTTATTCTTCTGTCATGACTTGATACTGGAGAACATTAATTTTGGCATGTGGACAAAATGAACAATGCACCTAGTTTCACTGAAACCagtgatttattgtttttaaccgCTCACGTAAAAGCCCAGAAGCACATTTCCCAACAAGCCGTTCTGCTTGCAAAGAAAGTTCATCACCTTCCTGTTTGACTTTTGAGAAATTCTCAATTCTTACCTGTCGTTTTCTCATCAATAACTAGCTTTCTTCCGCATTTTCAAACAACTTTCCCTCTGCTCTTCCATCTCCTTGAACATCTATCACCTGCCCCCTTCATTCTGTTCTGGGAATATTCTTAACTGCTGTGAGATTGATGGTGTCCTAACAAGCGTTTGACACTGACAGCAAAGTCAGCAGGGCTGCATAAACCAAACCCGTAGGAGAGGACGGGACTGAGAGCCTCTTCGGCCTCGTCATCCAGCTCAATTAGCCAACAACCGAAATATGAGGCTTCCCTCAGGGACCACACAGCTCTGAGGGGCCTGCCTGCATGGAGGCCATAGCACTCCCTCGGCTGCCTTGGACAAACCGCTCCATTCCTGACCTCCGAAAACAAAGACGCGCTGGAAAGTGAGCCAGTCAAACTTGGTTGAGGACAAAAGGGGAAGACGAGGTGTATCATGCGACTGTGTTTTAAGGTGTTGCTACAGGAAACACTACAAGCATTAAAGCATACAAGTGTAGTGATGAGAGGTCTGACTGTGACCCTGGTCCCATTGAGCCACATTCCTGGGGTCCAGAATGCCTCGGCTGGCCATTCCTGACATGTCGAGACATGCCCCACGGGAATTTGAACGTGCTGATAAAAAGCAAGACTTATAAGTCGATCGGATGATTAATTAGGCCTCTGATTACATATGGAGTCAATATACTGGTTGTACAATAAGGGGCAAGAATTTCAAAGGGAATGTGAGCAGGGCAAAGGTTATTAGAGGATTCAGGGAAGTAGTGGATTGTTGAGATTATACTGAAGAATTCATTCTGGATAGGGGAATTATGAGTGAGCGTAGGCAGTTGAGGTTCAGGCTCGGGGCGGGTGAAAACACACAAGGCTAGAGGAGAAAGGGAAAGGTTGTTTAACATTCCCATGACATGCACTTGCTCTTGTCTTTGTCACATTACATGACTAATTAAACATTGGCCCATTACAACCACTTTGATAAATGGATGCTCATCTGAGAGAGGCCCCTGAGGTTTTTAATGCGCCCCTCTAGGCCAAATCCAGACTCTCTCCTCTCCCGAAACCAGATCATCTGTCTGGCACCACCAACATAACCCACCGGATATGGTTTCAACGGTTTTTCTCCGCCGCTTTCCATAAATTCACACAGGCGGCATGTCGGAAGAGCACGTTGAAGATGAACGGATTCTTGATGAGAATaacatgaatttttttttttgttattaatgCGTATTAGTTGCAAAATGAGCCTTGCTTgaatttcatctcatttttattcTCCCCTGTAGCTGCAACATAAAGTCTAAAATGCAAAGAATGACTATAACACAAATGTGCATTCATTTTTATGTCTCTACTGAGGAAGTTTTGAAATTACTTGGCAGTAATTCGTCTTCCAAATAGCTTATACAGCCAAATAGTGGTGTGATGAGATCAACAACATCTCCAGCGGGTGATCTTTAGAAGCAGCTATGCTTGGCTGGCAAGGGGCTGGAAAAATACTTGCTGACAACCTGGGGGCATGTTTACAGCATAGTCGAACAGTGGAGAGCGAAGAGAACGACGCTCATGTTCGTGCTCTGCAGTCTTCATTTATTTCCGAGAGCAGAAACCGAAGCATTTGATTGATAGCGTGGAGCGATTTAAGCTCATGTGCacatttttcattgtattgCAACATTTAATCCAAGCAAATGCAGTTTGCCTTTTCTTTTGCAAGGTGAATcatatctttaaaaatgtatcaaaattAATTGCAAGAGTTTGGATGCACCTTCTCATTcgatggtttttatttaattattttataaattgtagattaacactgaagacCTCAATACTGTAGAAGAATacatgtggaattatgttgtaaacaaaacagtgttaatcttcagcattaatctacaatgtagaaaataatacaaacaaataaaaagcattgactgagaaggtgtgtccaaacttttgacctgtAGTGTCTGTTTAAAATACGtaaagtgctatgagatgacatgcTGGGAATTGACACGATGGAAAtgaatttgaattgaattgaatatgaAATAGGAAAACTtatatttgcagtatttaacTCCTCCTAGCAAGTTTTATACCAGTTGGGTCTGTGTTCTTACTGGTATAGTAATATAGGGTTATAGAGTAAAATGTGTAATCAAATATTCTTTTCCTGTATGCTCATATTTTCTACCACTGCATGTTTTTAGTTGCATtagaagagcagcagaaaatggGAATCACCTCACAAGAAGCAGCACTATAAGAATTTATCAGTCAACTTTCTCTTTCACAACACGCACGTCTTTTGTGATTTCTTGCTAAACGATGAGCAACgagctttattttgaaatctaaTTAAAGCCAGTGTGTGGTATTCTCTGTTGCTACCTGCTAACTCGCTTTGACCTGTTCACACTTTAGAGCTGCAGGCCTGTCTGGGTCTGAAAGCTGTTCTGGTGAGCAGATGAGCTGGATTTGGCCTGTCTCACACATTTTAACATTCCTCGTCATGGGCAGCAGCTCGGGCCTACCAGACGGAGGGGAAATGTATTGAATTGGAAATGCGCTGCTACTTTGTGACGCGTTTCAAAGGGCTGAATCGTGGTAAATAAACACAAGGCTGTGCAGTTTAATAAGACAGGTTTATATCAGTCTGATGGTTGCCAGGAAGATTTCCCAGGCTTCTATATTGCAACTCTGCTCCAAGACACGGAGcctttaaataaatatgatcAATTATATAAGCTCTCTCTTATAGCCGACATGTTTGAAGCTGAACCAAGGCACCTGTTGGCACATGTTACCAAACTGACACCTTTGTTAATTTGCAATTGTCCTCAGCCGTCAGAAATACAACACTGGAATCTGGGTGAGAAGAGAGAGGCTATGCATGCGGTCTGTATTCCCAAACTGCATTCCTGCCTGCACGGTCGAAGCCCATGTGTGTGTTATTCCACACGGAGCAGATTCCAGGGGTTCTGTTTTAGGTGTAATAATCTAATTTTAGTGGGGCAGCCCAGGAGGTGGAAGCAACAGACAGCACAAAATGGATTATCACTGCTTGTATCTTTAGCTAAGGGCCTCTGTCCTTCACGTTTGCACCTCCAACAAACTGCCAACCTGGTGCATATGCGGGGCCCCCAGGGGCCAACTGTACCTCCACAGGCACTTGGAAGGTGCCTCTCCGCCTCTGCAGTGACCCAGAAGCTTTGCTTACTtcacttttaaataaaaaaacacatgttACCCGCTTGATATTTAAAGGCGAGTTTCCTGTCAAATCTCCCCCTTTACAGCC comes from Amphiprion ocellaris isolate individual 3 ecotype Okinawa chromosome 23, ASM2253959v1, whole genome shotgun sequence and encodes:
- the ntn5 gene encoding netrin-1 isoform X1 gives rise to the protein MMFLPFSPPPSTFLFPVFLLLLILLPLSLFSSPLSHPPLSWTSPHDPCYHPDGRPRHCLSEFINAAYGVPVNASHSLQGPDYDSNITTLTDLHNPHNLTCWMTHTGPDTGDWVLTLPLGRRFEITYISLQFCHQGEPSDPISISVLKSMDYGRTWRPMQHYSSNCLENFRLPSQTIAKTRHQETEPLCSDPRPLQRQRGGMVLAFSTLDGRPSSPDFDYSPTLQDWVTATDIRVVFHQVSKDIKVGNLDKTEDGTHDLRGTGVLRWRSGYKGRSGDQVDKLNTDNTLAFFDREMKKSERRGRNKGEKIDKQGRKGHYKGTGQGEDGHNVTSKEGGDSLSTDTLAPPKKGGKGRGRGRKKENSHWLPCPNGGCNWSVEGQSRSNKGRELRKRRNNNLNTRQNVRNLQVLQPPAFMSPVRAPLALSDLQVGGRCKCNGHASKCRRDDAGHAVCICEHHTAGPDCDVCEDFYFDRPWHRATPTHPNPCVACECNGHSNKCRFSMEVFQQSGRRSGGVCQKCRHHTAGRHCQYCQNGYTRDHSKPLNHRKACQPCQCHPLGAVGRWCNQTSGQCLCRDGVTGLRCNRCAPGYKQGRSPLRPCIRIQEVAPTPVYQPQYSIAEECVSYCQPSQVKVRMNLETYCLKDYVLKVQVKGMERSGPWWQFSISVQTVFRIGSTSRVRRGPQSLWVPDRDLGCGCPALHVGRTFLLIGAEEGERGWGPEESRLVADRSTLALQWREHWSPKLRGFRGQDKRGRCPPKSTNNRQHSKEHRGPQSGYIPPHLLTEKDSEPHGGNTHSGKVDETQASVASHTLSHTDRQVKSTEPTPSAFSTPALVCSTLNPV
- the ntn5 gene encoding netrin-1 isoform X2 codes for the protein MMFLPFSPPPSTFLFPVFLLLLILLPLSLFSSPLSHPPLSWTSPHDPCYHPDGRPRHCLSEFINAAYGVPVNASHSLQGPDYDSNITTLTDLHNPHNLTCWMTHTGPDTGDWVLTLPLGRRFEITYISLQFCHQGEPSDPISISVLKSMDYGRTWRPMQHYSSNCLENFRLPSQTIAKTRHQETEPLCSDPRPLQRQRGGMVLAFSTLDGRPSSPDFDYSPTLQDWVTATDIRVVFHQVSKDIKVGNLDKTEDGTHDLRGTGVLRWRSGYKGRSGDQVDKLNTDNTLAFFDREMKKSERRGRNKGEKIDKQGRKGHYKGTGQGEDGHNVTSKEGGDSLSTDTLAPPKKGGKGRGRGRKKENSHWLPCPNGGCNWSVEGQSRSNKGRELRKRRNNNLNTRQNVRNLQVLQPPAFMSPVRAPLALSDLQVGGRCKCNGHASKCRRDDAGHAVCICEHHTAGPDCDVCEDFYFDRPWHRATPTHPNPCVACECNGHSNKCRFSMEVFQQSGRRSGGVCQKCRHHTAGRHCQYCQNGYTRDHSKPLNHRKACQPCQCHPLGAVGRWCNQTSGQCLCRDGVTGLRCNRCAPGYKQGRSPLRPCIRIQEVAPTPVYQPQYSIVLKVQVKGMERSGPWWQFSISVQTVFRIGSTSRVRRGPQSLWVPDRDLGCGCPALHVGRTFLLIGAEEGERGWGPEESRLVADRSTLALQWREHWSPKLRGFRGQDKRGRCPPKSTNNRQHSKEHRGPQSGYIPPHLLTEKDSEPHGGNTHSGKVDETQASVASHTLSHTDRQVKSTEPTPSAFSTPALVCSTLNPV